One genomic segment of Rhizobium gallicum bv. gallicum R602sp includes these proteins:
- a CDS encoding T1SS-143 repeat domain-containing protein: MSIEEDLRISNVDGESAPHEFLSDIREASYDETKPAEVERVELAQAQSSEQAPKTDRVENVAPAPQSGNPNQVVPDQNNVAHLPAGVSLDDIRIEGSNLVLVQADGTEIVIVNGALNVPTFMLGDVELPRDTVIAALNDSNINVAAGPDGGDTATPAAPSSGAEFQDTIQQDGDAPPELAQLLADTQQLDAASDNGPELFDDVPVISETQLLTLTETANGEGGFEEQTVTGQFGFDGGEDVGVITSIGFVGTTNIDEEGGTDGTPNGLTSGGKPVTVTVSADGLTITGTVEGSATPIFVLKVTNIEAGAFTFTQSGPLDHPDLGQTGAADTLRLRFSYTVTDKDGDSATGTASIDINDDGPGIDLGEGTDNSAVNEAGLLGGESAAITGRISLGVDWGADHGVQRDLTFDAQSAPEGLTSHGAAIHYEISANGHTLTAYTGPESGEGRIDVFVVKLDPTSAHGSYTFQLLTSIDHPQGETQSQDTQIGLSFDVTASDADGDTTASSFMVTINDDVPNGNDAVNEAVINDDLQEFFPGNAGGEGDAGTVTTVSGGAGSLFTPGADGFKSVVLGEQMSFSAIFKGVDGFAHTESVQWGEPSIKGTDTTFTATGGTSGQTVATLVVHADGSYEFIASAPLVHSDSGTVEDELSLTVNYTVTDGDNDSAKGSLTVTINDDVPVANIVTAETVLDDEAQTTFAGNNGGSGDVADAKSVTGAAGALFTAGADGVASVAFTTPQGIKAIYNVDGHGVQEALTYTTTTGENGETILTATGADSHAVVFTLTVGADGSYKFDLSAPLVHPTVGASEENLPLTIGFTTTDGDGDTASGSLTINVNDDVPVANIVTAETVLDDEAQTTFAGNNGGSGDVADAKSVTGAAGALFTAGADGVASVAFTTPQGIKAIYNVDGHGVQEALTYTTTTGENGETILTATGADSHAVVFTLTVGADGSYKFDLSAPLVHPTVGASEENLPLTIGFTTTDGDGDTASGSLTINVNDDVPVLSETVVGVTADEGDISNLLLSQGNSPNDGTADGSSSEPSLFGLGDAATVSGSVASTVAFGADGEARVGSFSFTADATQTLSALQLSSKGGELSYTMIGNMVVGYVNTGSAGYNPFTDRTVLSLTLNSDGSFKFQQYDQLDHAPGAGNDLKSAATTISGIDFGSVIQATDGDGDSVTLGGKLVVTITDDLPTVSISLTGRTDTHDETGGLNAGSNDTGALSAFAGLESGESLHALGYARNGNAIVHYGSSAGADEPKSVSLTLDVTNANSDLKTAAGEAITLTEENGLVVGRDAHGDAVFAISIDSSGRVSIAQYQAIQHPNSGDVNDLVNLAGKISAVVTATDFDGDVATRSIGIGGKIQFRDDAPVLSGPAVSVTADEGDIFNVLSQGNSPNDGTADGSSSAFNLLPLGFSATVTGSVASTVAFGADGAAQGGGFSFTANVAQTLSALQLSSKGGELSYAVTGNMVIGYVNIGSAGYNPFIDRPVLSLTLNSDGSFKFQQYDQLDHASGAGSDLKSGATTISGIDFGSVIQATDRDGDSVTLGGKLVVTITDDAPEVGSNANVQLDDDALAGGNAGGNGDVSPNLANVSGILAHSYGTDGAGTVLLTGAGLASSAASEGAFSQTVSADGLTIVIHQVQHGVSVDVLTVTLTNASSGAYTLTQNHAIQHAAGNGENNQGFTIDYQVTDGDGDAATGSLTVSVNDDTPVSTGTIINVSTDEVSSITGSLETLVSPGADGIGRYGVELTNLSSILTSLSSNGVALTYTVVDNSLIAKAGSALIFTFAVNAETGAYTFTQNGALDNIDRLLINGNVITPATALDAPGSHFALADVGGNNLAFEGRMGDGDAIIRVTNDSNTNQTWTLDNHGVGTDYVLNIPAHTTWYVNVGNVANNTQFDLDGSGAPNGVTVVNNGHGGNIVAIDGDTSLALDLSSAVTVTDGDGDSVALSGQLIVTISDDVPVATGTAQTLTLSETGLPVVDFASLNINIGADSKNTHVEIGTDSNGLPIINAGLTSDGVALQYIVRETNGVDQEIVAFKAGDTPDNPVFIVSVLHPGSFATTLFQNLDHAAGSDSLSLNLVARVFDGDGDYVDQPFAINVADSVPTLVANTTVSGNVVEGGPTLETHSFASGTVNLAIPDVSTISSTITAPAGGTIHDVNVSINLTHTFMADLEITLIAPDGTRVRLVDDNGGSGDPNGTIKFDDEAASSFTSAIQPYVGTWRPAIDQLSLLDGKSMAGTWTLEIRDDLGADVGTLRNWTLEIESGHDVSSDTIDLSSLVSVGADGAAVFALKTIATAENLGTVTAGGQQVKVVSDGTTLTGYAEGTPGTPLFTLTVSANGTATFVLHGEFDHAAGSDKLALDLGAYVQALDSDHDAVTLGVGQFVVNVADSLPTATDVAAAMSENESKSITLTEGTHFSFSADENGAALSIGTPSYTGVPAGLTLGMPSITLGADGRTISIVPGTAFDGLAAGEIAVLHIPFTVTDGDHDSVTKDIAVTITGANDAADIGAPTVSAVTEDTGVVGGLLKATGTLSVSDADHDQSSFQTAVTSGAGNLGTLILGANGNYTYSVSNEAVQYLQDGEQRTETFTIKSADGTAEDVSFTINGANDAAVIGTPTVFAVTEDVGVNGGFLEATGTIAVNDTDHDQSLFQTAVTSAAGNLGTLVLDVSGNYTYSVSNAAVQYLQGGEQRTETFTIKSADGTVKDVSFIINGMNDAPVITSGATGSEAENSPATNVVYQIVASDADAGANLTYSLTGSDADKFNVSATGAVTFKTSPNFEAPTDAGGNNVYDIIVHANDGAADTTKAVAITVTNVAEGSPLSVNEAASLTGRYAFADDNGSPNRVNYNVASLFSGGAGTVSHSFEKVYSTGSDDWLSHSGSTVTGNPSTVDFWDWDGDAGLYIYRVTAADSQLSQQSTYVAFSAIEEWGTTYSITNNGNGNENGLSWINTFNVDGDLIFINSNLNGALNAGGGHDVVIGSGNAETVNGGSGNDALYGMGGGDTLNGGYSTDFIDGGDGNDSLYGENGNDVLLGGAGNDILVGGDGDDILVGGSGLNTMTGGGGSDTFVIDAAALKEVSLVDVITDFKNSQGDTLDVSNLLNSLLGHEANEAEALANVKGTVAGGNTTISVNDNGTWHDVAVLQNYASTVKIIYDDDHHSSTTPVA, from the coding sequence ATGTCTATCGAAGAAGATCTGCGCATCTCGAACGTCGACGGCGAAAGCGCGCCGCACGAATTTCTTTCGGATATTCGCGAAGCTTCATACGACGAAACAAAGCCTGCCGAAGTCGAGCGTGTCGAGCTTGCCCAGGCGCAGAGCAGCGAACAAGCCCCGAAGACCGATCGCGTCGAGAATGTCGCGCCGGCACCTCAAAGTGGCAATCCCAACCAGGTTGTTCCGGACCAGAACAATGTTGCCCACCTTCCGGCCGGTGTTTCGCTCGACGACATCCGCATCGAGGGAAGCAACTTGGTGCTCGTCCAGGCAGACGGAACGGAAATCGTTATCGTCAACGGCGCCTTAAATGTCCCAACCTTCATGCTCGGCGACGTCGAGCTGCCGCGCGACACGGTCATCGCGGCGCTGAACGACAGCAACATCAACGTCGCCGCCGGCCCCGATGGCGGCGACACCGCAACCCCGGCAGCTCCGAGCTCCGGCGCCGAATTCCAGGATACGATCCAGCAGGATGGCGACGCCCCGCCCGAACTGGCGCAGCTATTGGCGGATACGCAGCAGCTCGACGCGGCCTCCGACAATGGCCCGGAACTGTTCGACGACGTCCCGGTAATCTCTGAGACGCAGCTTCTGACCCTGACCGAAACGGCAAACGGCGAGGGTGGCTTCGAAGAGCAGACCGTTACCGGCCAGTTCGGCTTCGATGGCGGAGAGGATGTCGGCGTCATCACCAGCATTGGCTTCGTCGGCACCACGAATATCGACGAAGAAGGCGGCACGGATGGCACGCCGAATGGCCTGACCTCCGGTGGAAAGCCCGTCACCGTCACCGTTTCGGCCGATGGCCTGACGATCACCGGTACCGTCGAAGGCAGCGCAACGCCGATCTTCGTCCTCAAGGTCACCAACATCGAGGCCGGTGCCTTCACCTTCACGCAGTCCGGCCCGCTCGACCACCCGGATCTGGGCCAGACAGGTGCTGCCGACACGCTCCGGCTGCGGTTCAGCTACACCGTCACCGACAAGGACGGCGATTCCGCAACTGGCACTGCCTCGATCGATATAAACGACGACGGCCCGGGCATCGATCTCGGCGAAGGCACCGATAACAGCGCGGTCAATGAAGCGGGCCTTCTCGGCGGCGAGAGCGCTGCCATCACCGGCAGGATCTCCCTCGGCGTCGACTGGGGAGCCGACCATGGCGTCCAACGCGACCTGACCTTCGACGCGCAGAGCGCACCCGAAGGCCTGACCTCGCATGGCGCAGCGATCCACTACGAAATCTCCGCAAACGGCCACACGCTGACGGCCTATACAGGCCCGGAGTCCGGCGAGGGTCGCATCGACGTCTTCGTCGTCAAGCTCGATCCTACCTCGGCGCACGGCAGCTACACCTTCCAGCTGTTGACCAGCATCGACCATCCGCAGGGTGAAACGCAGTCGCAAGACACGCAGATCGGCCTGTCGTTCGATGTGACCGCCAGCGACGCCGACGGCGATACCACGGCTAGCAGCTTCATGGTAACCATCAACGACGACGTGCCGAACGGCAACGATGCCGTGAACGAAGCCGTCATCAACGACGACCTGCAGGAGTTCTTCCCCGGCAATGCGGGCGGTGAAGGCGATGCAGGAACCGTCACCACCGTCAGCGGCGGCGCAGGCTCGCTGTTCACGCCAGGCGCCGACGGCTTCAAGAGCGTCGTGCTTGGCGAGCAGATGAGCTTCAGTGCCATCTTTAAGGGCGTCGACGGCTTTGCACACACGGAATCGGTCCAGTGGGGCGAACCTTCGATCAAGGGGACGGACACGACGTTCACAGCCACCGGCGGCACCAGCGGCCAGACGGTTGCAACTCTGGTCGTCCATGCCGATGGCTCCTACGAATTCATTGCCAGCGCGCCGCTCGTTCATTCCGATAGCGGAACGGTCGAGGACGAGCTGTCCCTGACGGTCAACTACACCGTCACCGACGGCGACAACGATAGCGCAAAGGGTTCGCTTACCGTCACCATCAACGACGACGTCCCGGTCGCCAACATCGTCACGGCTGAAACCGTGCTGGACGACGAAGCTCAGACGACCTTTGCAGGCAACAACGGCGGCAGCGGTGATGTTGCAGATGCCAAGTCGGTAACCGGTGCTGCAGGTGCATTGTTCACGGCTGGTGCCGACGGCGTCGCTTCCGTCGCCTTCACCACGCCCCAAGGCATCAAGGCCATCTACAATGTCGACGGCCATGGTGTTCAGGAAGCTCTCACCTACACGACGACCACCGGCGAAAACGGCGAAACCATCCTGACGGCAACCGGCGCTGACAGCCATGCCGTCGTCTTCACCCTGACGGTCGGCGCTGACGGCAGCTACAAGTTCGATCTCTCCGCTCCGCTGGTGCACCCGACCGTAGGCGCTTCCGAAGAAAACCTGCCGCTCACCATCGGCTTCACGACGACTGACGGCGACGGCGACACTGCGAGCGGCTCGCTGACGATCAACGTCAACGACGACGTCCCGGTCGCCAACATCGTCACGGCTGAAACGGTGCTGGACGACGAAGCTCAGACGACCTTTGCAGGCAACAACGGCGGCAGCGGTGATGTTGCAGATGCCAAGTCGGTAACCGGTGCTGCAGGTGCATTGTTCACGGCTGGTGCCGACGGCGTCGCTTCCGTCGCCTTCACCACGCCCCAAGGCATCAAGGCCATCTACAATGTCGACGGCCATGGTGTTCAGGAAGCTCTCACCTACACGACGACCACCGGCGAAAACGGCGAAACCATCCTGACGGCAACCGGCGCTGACAGCCATGCCGTCGTCTTCACCCTGACGGTCGGCGCTGACGGCAGCTACAAGTTCGATCTCTCCGCTCCGCTGGTGCACCCGACCGTAGGCGCTTCCGAAGAAAACCTGCCGCTCACCATCGGCTTCACGACGACCGACGGCGACGGCGACACTGCGAGCGGCTCGCTGACGATCAACGTCAACGACGACGTCCCGGTCCTTTCGGAAACGGTTGTCGGAGTTACTGCCGACGAAGGCGACATTTCCAATCTCCTCCTATCACAGGGCAACAGCCCCAATGACGGCACGGCGGATGGTTCGTCTTCGGAGCCCTCGCTGTTTGGTCTCGGCGATGCGGCGACTGTCTCCGGATCGGTCGCCTCTACGGTTGCCTTCGGCGCCGACGGTGAGGCTCGAGTCGGCAGCTTCTCGTTTACTGCCGACGCCACCCAGACACTCTCCGCATTGCAGCTATCGTCGAAGGGCGGCGAACTGTCCTACACGATGATCGGCAACATGGTCGTCGGCTATGTCAATACCGGCAGTGCGGGCTATAACCCGTTCACCGACCGTACGGTCCTGTCGCTGACGCTGAACAGCGACGGCAGCTTCAAGTTCCAGCAGTACGACCAGCTCGACCATGCACCGGGTGCCGGCAATGACCTGAAGTCTGCTGCAACGACGATCTCCGGCATCGACTTCGGCTCCGTCATCCAGGCGACCGACGGCGATGGCGACAGCGTCACGCTCGGCGGCAAGCTGGTCGTGACGATCACCGATGATCTGCCGACCGTTTCGATTTCTCTGACGGGCCGTACGGACACGCATGACGAAACCGGTGGCCTGAATGCCGGCAGTAACGATACCGGCGCGCTCTCCGCCTTCGCAGGCTTGGAAAGCGGCGAAAGCCTGCATGCCTTGGGTTATGCCCGCAACGGCAACGCGATCGTCCACTACGGCTCGAGTGCCGGTGCGGACGAGCCGAAGAGCGTTTCGCTGACGCTTGACGTCACGAATGCCAATTCCGATCTGAAGACGGCCGCGGGCGAGGCAATCACGCTGACGGAAGAAAACGGTCTTGTCGTCGGCCGTGATGCCCATGGCGATGCCGTCTTCGCGATCAGCATCGACAGCTCTGGCCGCGTCAGCATCGCCCAGTATCAGGCAATCCAGCATCCGAACAGCGGCGACGTCAATGACTTGGTGAACCTTGCCGGTAAGATTTCCGCTGTTGTCACCGCGACCGACTTCGATGGCGATGTCGCAACCAGGTCGATCGGCATCGGCGGCAAGATCCAATTCCGCGACGACGCGCCGGTCCTGTCCGGTCCGGCGGTTTCCGTCACCGCCGATGAAGGCGACATCTTCAATGTCCTGTCGCAGGGCAACAGCCCCAATGACGGCACGGCGGATGGTTCGTCTTCTGCGTTCAATCTGTTGCCCCTGGGCTTTTCTGCAACGGTGACCGGCTCCGTCGCCTCGACGGTTGCCTTCGGCGCTGACGGGGCGGCTCAAGGCGGCGGCTTCTCGTTCACAGCCAATGTAGCCCAGACACTCTCCGCATTGCAGCTATCGTCGAAGGGCGGCGAACTGTCCTATGCGGTGACCGGCAACATGGTCATCGGCTATGTCAACATCGGCAGTGCGGGCTATAACCCGTTCATCGACCGTCCGGTCCTGTCGCTGACGCTGAACAGTGACGGCAGCTTCAAGTTCCAGCAGTACGACCAGCTCGACCATGCGTCGGGTGCCGGCAGTGACCTGAAGTCTGGTGCAACGACGATCTCCGGCATCGACTTCGGTTCCGTCATCCAGGCGACCGACCGCGACGGCGATAGCGTCACGCTCGGCGGCAAGCTGGTCGTGACGATTACCGACGATGCGCCGGAGGTTGGTTCGAACGCGAACGTACAGCTTGACGACGACGCGCTTGCGGGCGGCAATGCAGGCGGCAACGGCGACGTTTCACCGAACCTGGCGAATGTCTCCGGCATCCTGGCACATTCCTATGGTACGGACGGTGCAGGCACGGTACTCTTGACGGGAGCCGGCCTTGCGTCGAGCGCCGCGAGCGAAGGTGCCTTTTCGCAGACGGTGAGCGCCGACGGGCTGACCATCGTCATCCATCAGGTCCAGCATGGGGTCTCCGTCGATGTCCTGACCGTGACGCTGACGAACGCCAGCTCCGGCGCCTATACGTTGACGCAGAACCACGCGATCCAGCATGCGGCTGGAAACGGCGAGAACAACCAGGGCTTCACGATTGACTACCAGGTCACCGACGGCGACGGTGACGCCGCCACTGGCTCGCTCACCGTCTCCGTCAATGACGACACCCCAGTCTCCACCGGCACGATCATCAACGTGTCGACCGACGAAGTTTCCTCGATCACCGGCAGCCTCGAGACATTGGTCTCGCCCGGCGCCGATGGGATCGGACGGTATGGCGTCGAACTGACCAATCTGTCTTCGATCCTGACTTCACTGAGCTCGAATGGCGTCGCACTCACTTATACGGTCGTCGACAACAGCTTGATCGCCAAGGCCGGTTCGGCCCTGATATTCACTTTCGCCGTCAATGCTGAGACGGGGGCCTACACCTTCACGCAGAACGGTGCGCTCGACAATATCGACAGACTGTTGATCAACGGCAACGTGATCACCCCAGCCACGGCGCTCGACGCGCCCGGTTCCCATTTCGCACTTGCAGATGTCGGGGGTAACAACCTCGCCTTCGAAGGCCGGATGGGCGATGGCGACGCAATCATCCGCGTCACCAACGACAGCAACACGAACCAGACCTGGACCCTCGACAACCACGGCGTAGGTACGGACTATGTCCTTAACATTCCAGCGCATACGACCTGGTATGTGAATGTCGGCAATGTCGCCAACAATACGCAGTTCGATCTGGACGGAAGTGGCGCTCCGAACGGCGTTACCGTGGTCAACAACGGCCATGGTGGCAATATTGTCGCCATCGATGGTGATACGTCCTTGGCCCTCGACCTGTCGTCGGCGGTGACGGTGACCGACGGGGACGGTGACAGCGTCGCGCTCAGCGGCCAGCTTATCGTCACTATCAGTGACGACGTGCCGGTTGCCACCGGTACGGCTCAGACGCTTACCCTCTCAGAAACAGGTCTTCCGGTCGTCGATTTCGCCAGCCTGAACATCAACATCGGCGCCGATAGCAAGAACACCCATGTGGAGATCGGCACAGATAGCAACGGGCTGCCGATCATCAATGCCGGCCTCACCTCCGACGGCGTGGCGCTGCAGTATATCGTCCGTGAGACGAATGGCGTCGATCAGGAAATCGTTGCGTTTAAGGCCGGCGATACTCCTGACAATCCGGTCTTCATCGTCAGTGTCCTGCATCCCGGCAGCTTCGCGACGACGCTCTTTCAGAACCTCGATCACGCCGCCGGCAGCGACAGTCTCTCGCTGAACCTCGTGGCGCGCGTCTTCGACGGCGATGGCGACTATGTCGATCAGCCCTTCGCCATCAATGTTGCAGACAGCGTTCCGACGCTGGTTGCAAACACGACGGTTTCCGGCAATGTCGTGGAAGGCGGCCCGACCCTCGAGACGCACAGCTTCGCGTCGGGTACGGTCAATCTTGCCATCCCGGACGTCAGCACGATCAGCTCGACCATCACGGCGCCAGCCGGCGGAACGATTCACGACGTCAACGTGTCAATCAATCTCACTCACACCTTCATGGCGGACCTTGAGATTACGCTCATTGCCCCGGATGGCACCAGGGTTCGGTTGGTTGACGACAATGGCGGAAGTGGCGACCCGAACGGCACCATCAAGTTCGACGACGAAGCTGCAAGCTCCTTTACCTCTGCCATCCAACCATACGTCGGCACATGGCGTCCGGCGATCGACCAGCTTTCCCTGCTCGACGGTAAGAGCATGGCGGGAACCTGGACGCTGGAAATCCGGGATGATCTGGGGGCCGATGTAGGCACGCTGCGCAACTGGACGCTCGAGATTGAGTCCGGCCACGACGTATCGTCTGACACTATCGATCTTTCCTCGCTGGTTTCCGTTGGTGCTGACGGCGCTGCGGTATTCGCACTGAAGACCATCGCAACCGCGGAAAATCTCGGTACGGTTACGGCCGGTGGCCAGCAGGTGAAGGTGGTTTCTGACGGCACCACGCTCACCGGCTATGCCGAAGGCACGCCCGGAACGCCGCTCTTCACCCTGACGGTCTCCGCGAACGGCACAGCCACCTTCGTGCTGCACGGCGAATTCGATCACGCCGCCGGCAGCGACAAGCTGGCGCTCGATCTCGGTGCCTATGTTCAGGCGCTCGACAGCGATCATGATGCCGTGACACTCGGCGTCGGCCAGTTCGTCGTCAACGTCGCTGACAGCCTTCCGACGGCAACTGACGTGGCCGCGGCCATGTCGGAGAACGAGAGCAAGAGCATCACGCTCACCGAAGGTACTCACTTCTCCTTCAGTGCTGATGAGAACGGCGCTGCCCTGTCCATCGGCACGCCGAGCTACACCGGAGTGCCGGCCGGTCTCACGCTGGGCATGCCGTCGATCACGCTCGGCGCCGATGGCCGGACCATCTCGATCGTACCCGGCACGGCATTCGACGGCCTGGCGGCAGGCGAAATCGCGGTCCTTCACATCCCCTTCACGGTCACGGACGGCGATCATGACTCGGTTACGAAGGATATCGCCGTCACGATCACCGGCGCGAATGATGCAGCAGACATCGGCGCGCCGACGGTTTCGGCGGTGACGGAAGATACGGGCGTGGTCGGCGGTCTCTTAAAAGCGACGGGCACGCTCTCAGTGAGCGACGCCGACCATGACCAATCGTCGTTCCAGACGGCGGTGACGAGCGGGGCAGGCAATCTCGGCACTTTGATTCTGGGAGCGAACGGCAACTACACCTATTCGGTGTCGAATGAAGCCGTTCAGTACCTGCAGGACGGTGAGCAGAGGACGGAAACCTTCACGATCAAGTCGGCCGACGGCACGGCGGAGGATGTCAGCTTCACGATCAACGGCGCCAATGACGCGGCGGTGATTGGTACGCCGACGGTTTTTGCGGTGACGGAAGACGTCGGCGTGAACGGCGGCTTCCTAGAAGCCACCGGCACGATCGCGGTAAACGATACCGACCACGATCAGTCGTTGTTCCAGACGGCGGTGACAAGTGCTGCAGGCAATCTCGGCACCTTGGTTCTGGATGTGAGCGGCAACTACACCTACTCGGTGTCGAATGCGGCGGTTCAGTATCTACAGGGCGGTGAGCAGAGGACCGAAACTTTCACGATCAAGTCTGCCGACGGCACGGTGAAAGATGTCAGCTTTATCATCAACGGCATGAATGACGCGCCGGTGATCACGTCGGGCGCGACCGGAAGCGAAGCCGAAAACAGCCCGGCCACAAATGTCGTCTACCAGATCGTCGCGTCCGATGCTGATGCGGGCGCCAATCTGACCTACTCGCTTACAGGATCCGACGCGGACAAGTTCAATGTTTCAGCAACCGGTGCGGTGACCTTCAAGACCTCGCCGAACTTCGAGGCTCCGACAGATGCCGGCGGCAACAATGTCTACGACATCATCGTGCATGCCAACGATGGGGCCGCCGATACGACAAAGGCGGTCGCGATTACGGTCACGAACGTCGCGGAAGGTTCCCCGCTATCCGTCAACGAGGCAGCCAGCCTGACCGGACGGTATGCGTTCGCTGACGACAACGGCTCGCCGAACAGGGTCAACTACAATGTTGCGAGCCTGTTCAGCGGAGGGGCGGGGACGGTCAGCCACAGCTTCGAAAAAGTCTATTCCACGGGCTCCGATGATTGGCTTTCCCACAGCGGCAGCACTGTCACGGGCAATCCAAGCACCGTTGACTTCTGGGATTGGGATGGCGATGCCGGTCTTTACATCTACCGGGTGACTGCCGCGGACTCCCAGCTCAGCCAGCAGTCGACCTATGTTGCTTTCAGCGCGATCGAGGAGTGGGGCACCACCTATTCCATCACCAACAATGGCAACGGAAATGAGAACGGATTGAGTTGGATCAATACGTTTAATGTCGACGGCGATCTGATTTTCATTAACAGCAATCTCAATGGCGCGCTGAATGCAGGTGGAGGTCACGACGTGGTGATCGGCTCCGGCAATGCCGAGACGGTAAACGGCGGCTCCGGTAATGATGCACTGTATGGGATGGGCGGCGGCGACACGCTAAATGGCGGCTATTCCACAGACTTCATTGACGGTGGAGACGGAAATGACAGTCTCTACGGCGAAAATGGAAATGATGTTCTGCTCGGCGGAGCCGGCAACGATATCCTCGTCGGCGGCGACGGTGACGACATCCTTGTCGGCGGCTCTGGCCTCAATACGATGACCGGCGGCGGCGGCAGCGACACCTTCGTCATCGATGCAGCCGCCTTGAAGGAAGTAAGCCTCGTTGACGTCATCACGGACTTCAAGAACAGCCAGGGTGACACGCTTGACGTTTCCAACCTCCTCAACTCGCTCCTCGGTCACGAGGCGAATGAGGCGGAGGCGCTTGCGAACGTCAAGGGCACGGTTGCCGGAGGCAATACGACGATCAGCGTCAATGACAACGGCACCTGGCACGATGTCGCGGTGCTTCAGAACTACGCGTCGACGGTGAAGATCATCTACGATGACGATCATCACTCGAGCACGACGCCGGTCGCTTGA
- a CDS encoding GGDEF domain-containing protein: protein MSIPPISFLVAFPLLLALQLQKSELAALRAKMNHATRHDPVTNALNGTAFAAAMQNYSDRRRKIATDTGGIMIAVVIETLDAISRRYGPQWADTVMLSLADIIKSSVRSGDLVARLASNELGIFLPGATPENAQDIGARIRRRVSQAAFETEEAPLDLQIKLGGALFEGPEDFNRIRQLADEVAFESATEDGEPIVIARLPTA, encoded by the coding sequence GTGAGCATCCCTCCAATTTCGTTTCTTGTTGCATTTCCGCTGCTCCTGGCGCTGCAGCTGCAAAAGTCGGAGCTTGCGGCGCTGCGCGCCAAGATGAACCACGCCACCCGGCATGATCCGGTGACGAATGCGCTCAACGGCACCGCCTTTGCCGCTGCGATGCAGAATTATTCCGACCGCCGCCGGAAGATCGCGACCGATACCGGCGGCATCATGATCGCCGTCGTCATCGAGACGCTCGACGCAATCAGCCGCCGCTACGGCCCGCAATGGGCCGACACGGTGATGCTATCGCTGGCCGACATCATCAAGAGTTCGGTCAGAAGCGGCGACCTCGTCGCCCGGCTCGCGTCCAACGAGCTCGGCATCTTCCTGCCCGGCGCTACCCCCGAAAACGCCCAGGACATCGGCGCCCGCATCCGCAGGCGCGTCTCGCAGGCCGCCTTCGAGACCGAGGAAGCGCCGCTTGACCTCCAGATCAAGCTCGGTGGCGCCCTCTTCGAGGGGCCGGAAGACTTCAACCGGATCCGGCAACTTGCAGATGAGGTTGCGTTCGAGAGCGCGACCGAGGATGGCGAGCCGATCGTGATTGCCAGGCTGCCCACGGCGTGA